Within the Gossypium raimondii isolate GPD5lz chromosome 12, ASM2569854v1, whole genome shotgun sequence genome, the region CCCTATACAAAAGCCATTGTCAACAAGCACTTGGCTCAATAGTAAGGTTGACAGACTAGGAACTTTGAGATCACATGTTCGAATATCATAGATTCATCGCCATGTTTGAGTCCCATGCTTTCCTCGAtacatttatgatttatttctttcatcTTGTATATGATCTCCAATTTCAGGGTCAATAAGAAGATGTTGCTTCAATGTGTCTTCATCAATGGCtatatttccaatttttttctcCTCAGTTTTACCCCATAGTACCAAATAAAGGCCTACCACTATCAGAACTGCACCAAATACACTACAAGGAccaaaaaaagaatatataagtGAAAAATATGCCATGATCAATGCATAGCTAACTTAGCTagttccctttttttttttcataccATCCAGAGTATAATTTGTCGCCGAGGATTACGAACGCCATGATCGCGACTAAAAGCATCTGTAACGGCTGGAAGATGGCAACAAAAACAGGGCCAACTTTGTGGATACACCATGTCTGAAGAGAAAACACTATACCAGATGCCACTATTCCCTgacaaaacacacacacacatacaatAACATTACGTGAAACAGAAGATATTTATGTATATGTTTCAGATCACGCAAAACACTGGGAAATACATGTACATACAGCATATAGAATAGTGAAAAGCTCTTCCATTGATTGGATTTTCCAATTATTGAAATCTGTTTCCACAAATGCTGCTATAACCAGGAACTGGATTAGTCCAAAAAAGCATGTGAATGAAGTGAGTGTGAGTTTTGCTGGATACTTCTTCAATACAGGTGCCTGCAATTCAACAAGGAAAACCTGCCAACTTCAATGATCATatactacatatatatatgtgtgtgtgtgagagAGTTAAATCAGGTCTGAACTAGGCAACTGTTCCTACATTGgggcttgaactttttttgttcaggttagtccctgaacttgacaattgttcccATATTGGGGcctaaacttgacaattgttcccACATTGTGGCCTGAACTATAAGGTTTTCAAGGAAATATCATGAACTGacttggaaaaagaaaaagttcaaactccaatgtgagaacaattgctaagttcaaggccaaacttggacaaaaaaaaagtttaggccTCAGGTGAGAATAGTTGCCAAGTTCAGGccttaaaaaatgatttaaccctatatatgtgtatatatatatatcatgcatGTATAGATGGATTGTATAGACGACTATAACCTGAAAAACCAACCAACCAGCCCAGGATAAGCAGTGGCCGAGGAGGTAAATGCATCCCAAAGTCCAATTCTGCATATTGTTTGATTGGTGTAATAGAATGGGACCTTTATAGAGAGTAATTACAGTGGCACCTCCTACACTTACAATGGTTCCCAACACTTTAGCCAATCCATCTTTTCTTGCAATATTTATTTGCTCAAGtctgcaaaaaaagaaaaaaaaaaaaaagaaacaagaaaaaaacattACCATTGTTCTTATGAgaccatacatatatacatacatacatacatacatacatacctTAGAGCTGAAGCCGCAAGAAAAGTAATTGCAGGAACTGAGTTTTGCATTGCTGAAGCCAATGTTGGAGATGCATAATATAAACCCAAAATGTAAAATCCCTGGTTTGCTGTTATTCTGAAGTAACATAGactatataaacatatatacatatatataataagctCATAAACAATGAAGAGCGCCTATTATGGTAGCTAGTGTTTTCATCTTACCCCAGTAATGCCAAAAGGAAGAACTGAACCAGCAATGAAAAAGTAAGGGGTGGTCTTTCTTTCCTGAAAGTAATTAATTGATGAACATTAAATACTGTACTATTGTGAACTATTCAATAAGCAAAAAAGTTTATATAACAAGGGCTTACTTTTCCAAGAAATAAGCAAAGGGACTCAACAAAAGCAAAGCAATGATATTTCTATAAACAGGATAAACTACTTTGCTAACACCAATATTAAGTGCAACCCTTGACACAATATGGAACCCTGAAAAGCATAATTGCAATGTAACTAATGCTAGAACAAGTTTCATTTTGTATGAAACAGTACTATTTTTCCCCATTATTGCCTGCTTATCACTTTGGTTGAGGCAGTATCACAAATACATGGTTGGCATATGCTTTTATAAACAAAACCATGGGGAagaaccattttttttttctaaaagcaCATGCAAAAATAATCATGGCAGTGGAAGGACATTTCAATCATCTGGTCTTAAACTTCAACATggattttattttccattttgactttaataattatataggCAATTTGATACTTATACTTTTTTCCACTTTTATCCTTAAATTTGGTAATTAGATTCATTTTTGTccctaaatttaaattctatcAAGATTTGATGATGTGATTAGCATTACTGAAACAAAATTGGATTGAAAGTAATGGTCCGAATAAAGGGTTGaactaattaattcaaaaactgCTTGAAATTGGAAAATCGATAATTGAACATGTTGAACGAgactaataatttatttttgtttttttatattttataaatttgtaattattattgatcTGACAATTGAACCGATTAAACAGGTTGAATGAAGAACTAGTGGTTTGACTTATTTAACCACCAGTCTGGTTATTAAAACACTGAATGCGACACTCTGAGATCATACCATTATCAcctgaaaatttatatatatatatatatatatatattaatttttcaagtttaaagACCAAAATGGATTTAATTGTTAAGTTCAAGAGCTAAagttacccaaaaaaaaaaatacaagtaccaaaataaacttaattatcaaattcagggatcaaaaattatattatcctaattatataatttcaattttcttggGGAGACAAAGAGGAGATTTAGCATGTTGGACAGATATTAGGGAAATTTTGTTTCACATTTGATTTCATGTTTGGTATAACTTctgcaaaaaagaaagaacatgTTTGTTCTCATCTCAATTATTGAAAAACTGTAATTGAAATtgatttactttttttcttatttttgattgGCCACATTGAAGAAACATAGAAACAAACAAAGCTTGAAGAAGATTCATGTATGTGTGTATCTATATTTTTGCTCGAAAAAGATAAACCagaaaattttttagttaaagagAGGAAAAATCTAAGATGAGATTCATGAACCTATTTATTGAGAACCAGTGGGAATATTCTTGCcctttcaatttatatatataagatgtAATCATTTGTGGAACATGGTGTTGTCCAAAATGGTTCATCATTGGCCTTGACAGAGATGCTGCTGTGTTGAAGAAAAAGAGTTGGGAGAAATTTTGGAGACATgtttttattgtataaattatCATTTGAAGATCTCAGCACAAGTGGGGGTGAGATACTACTGAGTTTATTACCAACTTTATTACAACATGGGTTAAATGTCCATTGACTTAAAAAAGACCAAATATACTTAAGAATACACTTGTGGGATTTAGCTGTATTCCTTGATTATTACAATAGGTGAACAAAACCATTACATGTAGAAGAAGAACCTTCCAGGTTTTCTAGTAAGTTGCCGATAgtgtttttattcattttactgtctgaatttaacatttttcagatcaaaatctttcaataatgttaactttaaattttaaatttattttaaatatcgaAGAAAAGAACCCAtcagttattattttaaattgcaatttcCAGCTATGCTTTTgttgcaaaagttgtaaaaggAAATTTTGGATATATATGCACATTAAATAAATCAGTAACATGAGAtttgaatttatggtttagggaGTAAATTTTTAAGCttgaattataataatttacttaaatttgacttgttaaagttttaaaattttcgacattttaactttcttaaattaaaattaaaatattaatgacaTAAATCAAATGagtcaaattaaataattccatcgattttaaaataagtaaaagcattaaaatattaatgacaTAAATCAAATGagtcaaattaaataattccatcgatttcaaaataagtaaaagctaacgttttgatcacttaactttaaaatgttacaaaataatcattaaattattcaaaagtttttatttaaatcattagttgttaagttttttttttttataaaaaaatctggCTAGTGAGTTCCAAGTGGTATTCAACGACTGATACGCTGGATCAATACCCATcgatgagtagaagaacataacTTAGATCCAAATCAATCTAACGATCAATGTTGGGGATCGGAAAAGaaagttgtttaaattttgggcTGGAGATTCGtaacatttaaaattgtttataaggaaaaaaataaattgtagaagagaagggCAATGGGAGCTTTCAATTGGTGTAAGCAGTGCAAACAAATAAGGTTATACAATCGCGACTTTAACaatccaatgacttaaatgaaaactttcaaataatttaatgataatttggtaactttttgaaattgagtaaacaaaatataaacttactaataatttagtgaccttaaatgtaatttactcaaaaattttaacaagtcAGGCCCAAAAGAATTCATTTGAAAATATTGCAGCCAAATTAGTCCAAAACATGTGAAAAATGATGCTTGGGATTTAAGATCcaagtaaaatttatttatatatttataattaaaaaatttaaatatctacCAAGTTATCTTTACTCGTGtaattctaatttattcaaaagctgtaaaattatatagtgtttgattatataaaatggatataATTTGTGGCTCActctattattttttctttattaatattcaatgtgtcgaaatcatttttaaattttgaaaaatggagatcgacttttgaaaataaaatgggaatgggagtcgccactgatcttttattgaggtgtgatcggttcaccattaaaaaatgattttaggtctgcgaattttgagaaaacaggttcgggagtcggttacgtacgaggaagggttagcaccctcgtgacgcccaaaattggtaccgaattgattgtttaatgtcttaatgtcgaaattttgaaaagattttaaaatacaatccttttatcttgaataaaatggattgaatgataaggctcacttatttcaaaggaataaattgccacactcaataagttagagtgcaacatttcaaatcctcaaaattaagtttatcttttgacttttaaaaactatgcattttgagaagtatatttgattatttggatcaaatgagaaaatcaaaacccagtaagttagggtttgatttcctcgaaattcctaaacaccaaatattgcctttatttttttttttaaatcgagatacaaaatgtcatatccagtaagttaggatccaacattttgaaatcttaaaaattttatttttaaaagtggtATGGTTTCGATAAAATGTACACTTGATTacctaaattcatcgagaagaattgaagcccagtaagttagggcacaattctctcaaGAACTTATGAACACCAAGCCTTTTTaggaaatatgaaataaaatgatcatagtgctttaataaaatacaactcTTACAAAGGAAACACGAttgaataacaatatataatgtaaaatatacAATTCAGTAATCTAAATAAAAACGAGGGATAATAAACAATGGATGAATTCAAACAAAATGGCTACAACAATTCTTATCATGTTATGCAAATACCAGTCCTAATTGccaaatatcaaatgaattaaataccacaacatttattaataacaacatttataagCTAAAATATTCATACATGAACTCAAAATGGACGTGAAACAATATGATACAACATTGGATAATAGtatttaaaatagatttgaaacaaataatatatttattaatttaccctaaataatgcctataaaataaCCATGTAAAAGTctcaatacatatataatttaaaataagtaatcacctaaataggttttgaaagaagtaaattatgaatgaaatcgacttaacatacatatatagata harbors:
- the LOC105765647 gene encoding WAT1-related protein At3g18200, which gives rise to MGKNSTVSYKMKLVLALVTLQLCFSGFHIVSRVALNIGVSKVVYPVYRNIIALLLLSPFAYFLEKKERPPLTFSLLVQFFLLALLGITANQGFYILGLYYASPTLASAMQNSVPAITFLAASALRLEQINIARKDGLAKVLGTIVSVGGATVITLYKGPILLHQSNNMQNWTLGCIYLLGHCLSWAGWLVFQAPVLKKYPAKLTLTSFTCFFGLIQFLVIAAFVETDFNNWKIQSMEELFTILYAGIVASGIVFSLQTWCIHKVGPVFVAIFQPLQMLLVAIMAFVILGDKLYSGCVFGAVLIVVGLYLVLWGKTEEKKIGNIAIDEDTLKQHLLIDPEIGDHIQDERNKS